The following proteins come from a genomic window of Chryseobacterium glaciei:
- a CDS encoding DUF5687 family protein yields the protein MFVKFLRLEIKSFFRGTSVGVNLAMKILRFMGILYFMACLVGGAFAVFYMVQEKMNADPIKVVSKFMIIAWVVDLIVKYMWQEMSTQNIKPLLTLNISKKTLVNYMLIKTFLSVFSWINSLFFITFSIVALFNGYGFVEVLAWFIGVSLLFYLNNFINILFNNKETIAIVIGSIFVGLGLLTYYHIIPLLSYSETFFYGFYTKPYLILIPIVLFSGLWWICFKHVYQEFYLDQGLEAKKVIGRTENIAFLNKYGVLGTFINNDIKLLRRNKVAKGIILGSFLFIFYGMLMFSSSVYKTPYMMMLMGLFVTGGFQFLFGQRVPAFDSSYYPLMMTLNGPYKEYLKAKWWLMNIVTGVSMIIAIFYAYWGWEIYITFFAAGLYNIGVNSQFTLWSGAFNKTQIDLNSREKRIGQKNSFNMKALLLLIPKMLLPMAVFGISKYFFGMTAGVVSIAILGLIGFLLREKIFDTIVRHYKKEKYSTLDAFKNKD from the coding sequence ATGTTTGTAAAGTTCCTAAGGCTAGAAATAAAAAGTTTTTTTCGCGGTACTTCTGTTGGGGTAAATTTGGCCATGAAGATCTTACGGTTTATGGGGATTCTTTATTTTATGGCATGTTTGGTGGGAGGGGCTTTTGCTGTTTTCTACATGGTTCAGGAAAAGATGAATGCCGATCCTATAAAAGTAGTTTCAAAATTCATGATTATTGCCTGGGTAGTAGATTTGATTGTCAAATACATGTGGCAGGAAATGTCTACCCAAAACATAAAACCCCTTCTTACGCTGAATATCTCTAAGAAAACATTGGTCAATTACATGTTGATCAAAACATTTTTATCGGTTTTCAGTTGGATAAATTCTTTATTTTTCATCACATTTTCTATCGTCGCGCTATTCAACGGATACGGATTTGTAGAAGTTTTGGCTTGGTTTATTGGAGTTTCTTTGCTTTTCTACCTTAATAATTTCATCAATATACTTTTCAATAATAAAGAAACGATTGCTATCGTAATTGGTTCTATATTCGTAGGATTAGGACTTTTGACGTATTACCATATCATTCCGCTTTTGTCTTATTCTGAAACCTTTTTCTATGGTTTTTATACAAAGCCTTATTTAATTTTAATACCAATCGTTTTGTTTTCGGGACTTTGGTGGATTTGTTTTAAACATGTTTATCAGGAATTTTACTTGGATCAAGGATTGGAAGCAAAAAAAGTGATTGGAAGAACCGAAAATATTGCCTTTTTAAATAAATATGGTGTCCTCGGAACATTTATTAATAACGATATCAAGCTGTTAAGACGTAATAAAGTAGCCAAAGGAATCATTTTAGGGAGTTTTCTGTTTATTTTCTATGGAATGCTCATGTTCAGTTCATCAGTCTATAAAACGCCTTACATGATGATGCTTATGGGACTTTTTGTGACGGGAGGTTTTCAATTTTTGTTTGGGCAAAGGGTTCCGGCTTTCGACAGTTCTTATTATCCTTTGATGATGACCTTGAATGGTCCTTATAAAGAATATTTAAAAGCAAAATGGTGGTTGATGAATATTGTAACTGGAGTTTCCATGATTATTGCCATATTTTATGCTTATTGGGGTTGGGAAATCTACATTACTTTCTTCGCAGCGGGGTTGTACAATATTGGAGTTAATTCTCAATTTACGCTTTGGTCTGGAGCATTTAATAAAACTCAAATCGATCTTAATTCCAGAGAAAAAAGGATTGGACAGAAAAATAGTTTCAATATGAAAGCTTTGCTGTTATTAATTCCAAAAATGCTTTTACCGATGGCTGTTTTTGGAATTTCAAAATATTTCTTCGGAATGACTGCCGGTGTGGTAAGCATCGCAATTTTAGGATTAATTGGATTTTTATTGAGAGAAAAAAT
- a CDS encoding DUF4835 family protein yields the protein MKKYISLFLLLFICNLSFSQELLATVQVNAQQLGGSNQQAYKALEKSLRDFINNTSWTGKKLQNFEKVKCNFAIVLTESPGNNKYKGNIVVQAVRPVYNTNYESTLINLQDQRFSFEYIENENLIFNERQFSGKNLIDMISFYVYVILGYDADSFQSSGGTPWFQKAQQIAQNGESQNTYEGWKQINEPRNRSQLIREIMSPNMVQLRSLFYTYHRAGLDNLFNQDQTQAKKVIFDGLLQLKTYESNFTQNYYLDLFLMNKADEIFNIFNSNNNGGIALGDLKQLLILMNPKNTDSKWSQWKQ from the coding sequence ATGAAAAAATACATAAGTTTATTTTTACTGCTTTTCATATGTAATCTTAGCTTTTCTCAGGAGTTGCTGGCTACCGTTCAGGTAAATGCTCAACAATTGGGTGGAAGTAACCAGCAGGCATATAAAGCCTTGGAAAAAAGTCTTAGGGATTTCATCAATAATACAAGTTGGACGGGGAAAAAGCTTCAGAATTTTGAAAAGGTAAAATGTAATTTTGCTATTGTTCTGACAGAAAGTCCAGGTAATAATAAATACAAAGGAAATATCGTTGTTCAGGCGGTACGTCCGGTTTATAATACCAATTATGAATCAACATTAATAAATCTTCAGGATCAGAGATTTTCTTTTGAATATATTGAAAATGAGAATCTTATTTTTAACGAAAGACAATTTTCCGGTAAAAACTTAATTGATATGATTAGTTTTTATGTTTATGTAATTTTAGGTTATGATGCAGACAGTTTCCAGTCTTCGGGTGGAACTCCATGGTTTCAAAAAGCTCAACAAATTGCGCAAAACGGAGAATCTCAGAATACTTATGAAGGATGGAAGCAAATCAACGAACCGAGAAACCGTTCACAGTTGATCAGAGAAATTATGAGTCCTAATATGGTACAGTTAAGATCTTTATTTTATACTTATCACAGAGCGGGCTTAGATAATTTGTTCAATCAGGATCAGACACAGGCAAAGAAAGTTATTTTTGATGGTTTGTTACAGTTGAAAACTTATGAAAGCAATTTCACCCAGAATTATTATTTAGATCTTTTTCTGATGAATAAAGCGGATGAGATTTTTAATATTTTTAATTCTAATAATAATGGAGGAATTGCATTGGGTGATCTGAAACAATTATTGATCCTCATGAATCCGAAAAATACAGACTCTAAGTGGAGTCAGTGGAAACAATAA
- a CDS encoding DNA repair protein RecN yields MLSRIYIKNFALIDTLDVSLHNGLQVITGETGAGKSIILGALRLILGERADVKSISNAAEKSIVETEFELNNQFKKFFIENDLDYEHQTIIRREISPAGKSRAFINDVPVTLDVLRELSSQLIDIHSQFETSNLFTSEYQFKIIDGLSENKKIVEEYQHEFLEFQSLKTQLKKLQTQLSESNKESDYKQFLLNELEELNLDDVDYEELKNLLSIQENAGMISENLAQVLSRFHQEEIGILSFFNEAKNKLSKISEVSNSFSELDQRLEISFVELKDIISELENESEKIEINPENLASLSELNNKLNALFIKHNVSDVNELKEIRDQLAGEQQGASELESNIIEIEENISKKEKSLQSLSEKLSKNRKKSIPVFIKKAESLLKKLGLEKAKVDIELQDTSEFNQFGKENIQLLFQANSGFPLKPIQTAISGGERSRVMLAVKKIIAESDELPTLILDEIDSGVSGKVAEEIGNLMREMSQDMQLIVISHLAQVAAKGNNNYKVVKQDIAGKTQSTIVTLSDEEKLNEIAQLLSGSKITEAALAQAKELIG; encoded by the coding sequence ATGCTTTCGAGAATTTACATTAAAAATTTTGCCCTAATTGATACGCTTGATGTATCATTACACAACGGTTTACAAGTAATAACTGGGGAAACCGGTGCCGGCAAATCTATTATTTTGGGTGCTCTCAGACTTATTTTGGGTGAGAGAGCAGACGTAAAATCTATTTCAAATGCAGCAGAAAAAAGCATTGTAGAAACGGAATTTGAATTAAATAATCAGTTCAAAAAATTCTTTATCGAAAATGATCTCGATTATGAGCATCAAACCATTATCCGCAGAGAAATTTCTCCTGCCGGGAAATCCAGAGCGTTTATTAATGATGTTCCGGTTACGTTGGATGTTTTAAGAGAATTGTCTTCGCAACTTATTGATATTCATTCACAGTTTGAAACTTCAAACCTTTTCACATCAGAATATCAGTTTAAAATCATTGACGGACTTTCCGAAAATAAAAAGATCGTTGAAGAATATCAGCATGAATTTTTAGAATTTCAAAGCTTAAAAACTCAACTAAAAAAATTACAGACACAACTTTCCGAAAGCAATAAAGAAAGCGATTACAAGCAGTTTTTATTGAATGAATTGGAAGAGTTGAATCTGGATGATGTTGATTATGAAGAATTAAAAAATCTGCTTTCTATTCAGGAAAATGCAGGAATGATTTCCGAAAATCTGGCTCAGGTTTTATCAAGATTTCATCAGGAAGAAATCGGGATTTTATCTTTCTTTAATGAAGCTAAAAATAAATTGTCAAAAATTTCTGAGGTTTCAAACAGCTTTTCTGAGCTTGACCAAAGATTAGAAATATCTTTTGTAGAATTAAAAGACATCATTTCCGAGTTGGAAAACGAGTCTGAAAAAATTGAAATCAATCCTGAAAATCTTGCTTCACTTTCTGAATTGAATAATAAACTCAATGCTCTATTTATTAAGCATAATGTTTCTGATGTTAATGAATTAAAAGAAATCAGAGATCAGTTAGCAGGAGAACAACAAGGTGCATCAGAATTAGAATCAAATATTATTGAAATTGAAGAAAATATTTCTAAAAAGGAAAAATCTCTTCAATCTCTTTCCGAAAAACTTTCTAAAAATAGAAAGAAAAGTATTCCTGTTTTCATTAAAAAAGCAGAAAGCTTACTTAAAAAACTAGGTCTTGAAAAAGCTAAAGTTGATATTGAGCTTCAAGATACTTCAGAATTCAATCAATTCGGGAAAGAAAATATTCAGTTATTGTTTCAGGCAAACTCTGGGTTTCCTTTAAAGCCTATTCAAACAGCTATTTCCGGCGGTGAAAGATCACGAGTAATGTTGGCTGTCAAAAAAATCATTGCTGAAAGTGACGAGCTTCCAACGCTTATTTTAGACGAAATCGATAGCGGAGTTTCAGGAAAAGTAGCCGAAGAAATCGGAAATCTGATGCGTGAAATGTCTCAGGACATGCAGTTGATCGTTATTTCTCACTTAGCGCAGGTTGCCGCAAAAGGAAATAATAATTACAAAGTGGTAAAACAGGATATTGCAGGAAAAACGCAATCAACCATTGTTACTTTGAGTGACGAAGAAAAACTCAACGAAATTGCCCAATTACTTTCCGGAAGTAAAATTACTGAAGCGGCTTTGGCGCAGGCGAAAGAATTAATTGGCTAA